One Turneriella parva DSM 21527 genomic region harbors:
- the rpoC gene encoding DNA-directed RNA polymerase subunit beta', translating into MREFHDFNKIRIKLASPDKVREWSHGEVKKPETINYRTLKPERDGLFCEKIFGTTKDWECYCGKFKSIRYKGVMCDKCGVEVTHSKVRRERMGHIELSYPVAHIWYYRTVPSRIALVLDMSANDIKSVLYFERYVVIDPGESGLELKQLITQEEHGRLVELYGDKFYASIGADAVKELLSMVNIEEEIRLIRARIESKKKISDKRILKRLEILEAFRDSSNRPEWMVLDTIPVLPPELRPMVQLEGGRFATSDLNDLYRRVINRNNRLKRLLGLKAPDIIVSNEKRMLQEAVDALFDNSRRKKSIKGKGNRPLKSLSDMLKGKQGRFRQNLLGKRVDYSGRTVIVVGPELKIYQCGLPKKMALELFKPFIMKWLVDKEYTQNIKSAKRMIENEEREVFEGLEEVIHEHPVLLNRAPTLHRLGIQAFLPVLVEGKAIQLHPLVCHAFNADFDGDQMAIHVPLSPRAQLEAWLLILSAHNLLNPANGHPIVGPTQDMILGLYYLTADLAGAKGEGFIYDNMDELHYAIDRGIVEYRAKVRFAQADKIFETTPGRLIFNQLLPQNYPYVNKPLTNKTVNEIIADLYKLKGAAVTVRFLDAIKKLGFQSATKFAPTISIEDVKIPESKARIIDKANKEVERVETEHRKGVITNEERYKKVIDIWTNANEKITEDLFALLSEDQGGFNPIYAMAISGARGSRSQIRQLAGMRGLMAKPSGDIIELAIRSNFKEGLGVLEFYISTSGARKGLADTALKTADAGYLTRRLVDVSQDVIVREEDCGTNEGFNMSADKEGEKVIVTLRQKISGRYLQQDIKDPNTDEVIYIRNTLITDEMAAQIETLGYETVKVRSILTCESVTGVCGCCYGIDLATLQPVEKGEAVGIIAAQSIGQPGTQLTMRTFHIGGTATTKSAESTIKAPYDSVVLQIQGRQVVNRQKQRILAKRGSVVIAQILGRYTKNQFAEFTLEAGAKLIKGEVLGKLKDKQGPDAMLYSPAAGTIFVEKNDIYLLGPEYAIQLGAGSVLHIEENQVLKAAQLLCEYDPYNALIIATHSGRLELVDVEDGKNLRIEDTGDRTVGKLKKIVAYKNEKLVPRAHIYEKGKLVAETPLPVGAILTIDNGSTVQEGDILAKIESKAEKTRDITGGLPRIDELFEARHPKDPCHLADIDGLLRDTGEIVRDKRVLRIIPEGLKGEDAEENAVSISIPMHKQIQVHDGEMVIRGEPLDDGVMDPHDLLRIMGEELTQRYLTREIQEVYRLQGVYINDKHIEIIIRQMMRKVEVTDPGDTIFVPMSQVDRAIFKAENLRVQRDGGAEATATPILMGLTKASLNSESFLSAASFQETTRVLTDAAIKGKDDPLEGLKENIIIGHLIPAGTGMRDYRDIRAYKAVMGDLFYTEEELDQLYQGGEKPEEVAALAPPGRAVGEDAEEEESDEE; encoded by the coding sequence ATGAGAGAGTTTCACGACTTTAACAAAATCAGAATTAAACTGGCTTCGCCCGACAAGGTGCGCGAATGGTCGCACGGCGAAGTCAAGAAGCCCGAGACGATCAATTACCGTACGCTGAAACCCGAGCGTGACGGTCTGTTTTGTGAGAAAATTTTCGGTACCACAAAAGACTGGGAATGCTATTGCGGCAAGTTCAAGTCTATTCGCTACAAAGGCGTCATGTGCGATAAATGCGGTGTTGAAGTTACGCATTCGAAAGTACGCCGCGAGCGCATGGGGCATATTGAACTCTCATACCCTGTCGCACACATCTGGTATTACCGCACCGTGCCGAGCCGCATCGCGCTGGTTCTCGACATGTCTGCAAACGACATCAAGAGTGTGCTGTATTTTGAGCGCTACGTTGTCATCGACCCAGGTGAATCTGGCCTGGAACTCAAGCAGCTCATCACACAAGAAGAGCATGGCCGCCTGGTCGAACTCTACGGCGACAAATTCTACGCTTCGATCGGCGCCGACGCTGTGAAAGAATTGCTCTCGATGGTCAACATCGAAGAAGAGATTCGCCTCATTCGTGCGCGTATCGAATCAAAGAAAAAGATCAGCGACAAACGAATTCTGAAGCGCCTTGAAATTCTCGAAGCTTTCCGCGACAGCAGCAACCGTCCCGAGTGGATGGTGCTCGACACGATTCCGGTGCTGCCACCCGAGCTGCGTCCCATGGTTCAGCTCGAGGGCGGTCGTTTCGCAACATCTGACCTGAACGACCTTTATCGCCGTGTGATCAACCGCAACAACCGCCTGAAGCGTCTTCTGGGTCTGAAGGCTCCCGATATTATCGTTTCAAACGAAAAGCGCATGCTGCAAGAAGCCGTCGATGCGCTGTTTGACAACAGCCGCCGCAAAAAGTCGATTAAGGGCAAGGGCAACCGTCCTCTCAAGTCGCTCTCTGACATGCTCAAGGGCAAGCAGGGCCGCTTTCGCCAGAACCTGCTCGGTAAGCGCGTCGACTATTCTGGTCGTACCGTAATCGTCGTCGGTCCCGAACTCAAAATTTACCAGTGCGGCCTGCCGAAGAAGATGGCTCTCGAGCTCTTCAAGCCCTTCATTATGAAGTGGCTGGTAGATAAAGAGTACACACAGAACATTAAATCTGCTAAGCGCATGATCGAAAATGAGGAGCGCGAAGTTTTCGAAGGCCTCGAAGAAGTGATTCATGAGCATCCGGTTCTGCTGAACCGTGCACCGACGCTGCACCGCCTCGGCATTCAGGCGTTCTTGCCGGTTCTCGTTGAAGGTAAGGCGATTCAGCTGCATCCGCTCGTATGCCATGCATTCAACGCAGACTTCGACGGTGACCAGATGGCGATTCACGTGCCGCTGTCGCCCCGCGCGCAGCTAGAAGCCTGGCTGCTGATTCTTTCAGCGCATAACCTGCTGAACCCGGCGAACGGCCACCCGATCGTCGGCCCGACGCAAGACATGATTCTCGGCCTCTATTACCTGACGGCAGACCTTGCCGGCGCCAAGGGTGAAGGTTTCATCTATGACAATATGGACGAACTGCACTACGCGATCGACCGTGGTATTGTCGAATACCGCGCGAAGGTGCGTTTTGCGCAGGCTGACAAAATCTTTGAAACGACACCAGGCCGTTTGATTTTCAACCAGCTGCTGCCCCAGAATTACCCTTACGTCAATAAGCCGCTCACCAACAAAACAGTGAACGAGATCATCGCTGATCTCTATAAACTGAAAGGCGCGGCGGTAACCGTACGTTTTCTCGATGCGATCAAGAAGCTCGGCTTTCAGTCGGCGACGAAATTCGCGCCGACGATTTCAATCGAAGACGTGAAAATTCCCGAGTCGAAGGCACGCATCATCGATAAGGCCAACAAAGAAGTCGAACGCGTTGAGACCGAGCACCGCAAGGGTGTAATCACAAACGAAGAGCGTTACAAGAAAGTTATCGATATCTGGACAAACGCGAACGAGAAGATTACTGAAGATCTTTTTGCTCTGCTCAGTGAAGACCAGGGCGGATTTAACCCGATCTACGCCATGGCGATATCGGGTGCAAGGGGCTCGCGATCACAGATTCGCCAGCTCGCCGGTATGCGGGGCCTTATGGCCAAGCCATCGGGTGACATTATCGAACTCGCAATTCGCTCGAACTTTAAAGAAGGTCTCGGCGTTCTCGAATTCTATATCTCAACCTCAGGTGCACGCAAGGGTCTTGCCGATACGGCCCTGAAGACTGCCGATGCAGGTTATCTGACACGCCGCCTCGTTGACGTTTCACAAGACGTTATTGTGCGAGAAGAAGACTGCGGCACGAACGAAGGCTTCAACATGAGCGCCGACAAAGAAGGCGAAAAAGTCATCGTGACACTGCGCCAGAAAATTTCGGGACGCTACCTGCAACAAGACATTAAAGATCCGAATACTGACGAAGTGATCTACATTCGCAATACCCTCATTACCGATGAGATGGCAGCGCAGATTGAAACTTTGGGTTATGAAACCGTAAAAGTGCGTTCGATTCTGACCTGCGAGTCGGTGACGGGTGTGTGTGGTTGCTGCTATGGCATCGACCTTGCGACACTGCAGCCGGTCGAGAAGGGCGAAGCGGTGGGCATTATTGCCGCGCAGTCAATCGGTCAGCCGGGTACACAGCTGACGATGCGTACTTTCCACATTGGTGGTACAGCGACGACCAAATCGGCTGAGAGCACTATCAAAGCGCCATATGACTCCGTGGTCTTGCAGATTCAGGGCCGCCAGGTTGTGAATCGCCAGAAACAGCGCATACTCGCAAAACGCGGTTCGGTGGTGATTGCACAGATTCTCGGTCGCTACACCAAGAATCAGTTTGCAGAATTCACTCTCGAAGCCGGTGCTAAACTCATTAAGGGTGAGGTTCTCGGTAAGTTGAAAGACAAACAGGGCCCCGACGCGATGCTGTATTCGCCGGCTGCCGGTACGATTTTCGTCGAGAAGAACGATATTTACCTGCTTGGCCCTGAATACGCAATTCAGCTCGGTGCGGGTTCGGTTCTGCACATCGAAGAGAATCAGGTTCTCAAAGCGGCGCAGCTGCTCTGCGAGTACGACCCATACAACGCTCTGATTATTGCGACACACAGTGGTCGCCTTGAGCTCGTAGACGTTGAAGACGGCAAAAACCTGCGTATCGAAGACACGGGAGACCGCACTGTAGGCAAGCTCAAGAAGATTGTCGCTTACAAGAACGAAAAACTCGTGCCGCGCGCGCACATTTATGAGAAAGGCAAACTCGTCGCTGAAACCCCGCTGCCCGTGGGTGCGATTCTGACCATCGACAACGGCAGCACGGTACAAGAAGGCGATATTCTCGCGAAGATCGAATCGAAAGCCGAGAAAACCCGGGATATTACCGGTGGTCTGCCGCGCATCGACGAACTTTTCGAGGCACGCCACCCGAAAGATCCCTGCCATCTGGCTGACATCGACGGCCTGCTGCGCGATACCGGTGAAATCGTGCGCGATAAGCGCGTGCTCAGAATAATTCCTGAGGGGCTCAAAGGCGAAGATGCAGAAGAAAATGCAGTTTCGATCTCTATCCCCATGCACAAGCAGATTCAGGTTCACGACGGTGAAATGGTCATTCGCGGCGAACCGCTCGACGACGGCGTGATGGATCCGCACGATCTGCTGCGCATCATGGGCGAAGAGCTCACACAGCGGTATCTGACGCGGGAAATTCAAGAAGTCTACCGCCTTCAGGGCGTGTATATCAACGATAAGCACATCGAGATCATTATCCGCCAGATGATGAGAAAGGTCGAGGTGACTGATCCAGGCGACACAATATTTGTGCCGATGAGCCAGGTCGACCGTGCGATATTCAAAGCAGAGAACCTGCGTGTTCAGCGGGATGGTGGTGCCGAGGCGACTGCAACCCCGATTCTGATGGGCCTGACGAAGGCCTCTCTGAACTCTGAAAGCTTCTTGTCTGCGGCGTCTTTCCAGGAAACCACCCGCGTACTGACCGATGCGGCGATTAAGGGCAAAGACGACCCACTCGAAGGTCTGAAAGAGAATATCATCATCGGGCACCTGATACCTGCAGGTACGGGTATGCGAGATTACCGCGATATTCGCGCCTATAAGGCTGTCATGGGCGACCTTTTCTATACCGAAGAAGAGCTCGATCAGCTCTACCAGGGTGGCGAAAAGCCAGAAGAAGTAGCGGCGTTAGCCCCTCCCGGCAGGGCAGTGGGTGAAGACGCTGAAGAAGAAGAGTCTGATGAGGAATAA
- the rpsL gene encoding 30S ribosomal protein S12, with translation MPTINQLIRFGREKMTTKTKSPALRANPQKRGVCTRVMTATPKKPNSALRKVARVRLVNGVEVTAYIPGEGHNLQEHSVVLVRGGRVKDLPGVRYHIVRGSLDTLGVDKRRKARSKYGTKRPKA, from the coding sequence ATGCCAACAATTAACCAGTTGATCCGGTTCGGCCGGGAAAAAATGACGACGAAGACCAAGTCTCCGGCGTTGCGGGCGAACCCGCAGAAGCGTGGAGTTTGTACCCGCGTTATGACGGCGACCCCCAAGAAGCCCAACTCGGCGCTGCGTAAAGTTGCGCGCGTGCGTTTGGTGAATGGCGTTGAAGTCACGGCATACATTCCCGGAGAAGGCCACAACCTTCAAGAGCACTCGGTTGTGCTCGTGCGCGGCGGCAGGGTGAAAGACCTTCCCGGTGTGCGTTATCACATCGTGCGCGGTTCGCTCGATACACTCGGTGTCGACAAGCGCCGCAAAGCGCGCTCTAAGTACGGCACGAAGCGACCGAAAGCTTAA
- the rpsG gene encoding 30S ribosomal protein S7, with protein MARRRTKSLTREINGDGVHNSILAQKFINSMMLDGKKSTASQLFYDALERVQQKTGVAGIEQFFKAIENIKPQVEVKSRRVGGVTYQVPVEVYPARKQSLAIRWLVGAARDRSGKTLSDKLANEIMDAVNNNGGAVKKKEEVKRMAEANRAFSHYAW; from the coding sequence ATGGCACGACGCAGAACTAAGAGCCTCACCCGCGAAATCAACGGTGACGGCGTACACAACAGTATACTCGCCCAGAAATTTATCAATTCGATGATGCTTGATGGTAAGAAGTCGACCGCATCACAGCTCTTCTATGACGCGCTTGAGCGCGTTCAGCAGAAGACCGGTGTCGCGGGCATCGAGCAGTTTTTCAAGGCAATCGAAAACATTAAACCACAGGTCGAAGTAAAATCACGCCGCGTGGGTGGCGTGACTTACCAGGTTCCCGTAGAGGTTTATCCTGCCCGCAAACAGTCGCTGGCAATTCGCTGGCTCGTCGGCGCGGCGCGTGACCGCTCGGGCAAAACGCTGTCAGATAAGCTGGCGAATGAAATCATGGATGCCGTGAACAATAACGGCGGCGCCGTGAAGAAAAAAGAAGAAGTCAAGCGCATGGCCGAAGCCAACCGCGCATTCTCTCATTACGCCTGGTAA
- the fusA gene encoding elongation factor G, which translates to MARKVNLKQLRNIGIMAHIDAGKTTTTERILYYTGKSHKIGEVHEGAATMDWMEQERERGITITSAATTCFWKDLAGEQIQINIIDTPGHVDFTVEVERSLRVLDGAVTCYDGVAGVEPQTETVWRQADRYHVPRLCFVNKIDRMGADFFRAVSMMKDRLGANAVCIQLPIGVESGFVGVIDLVQMDAVIWSGEELGAKFERKPIPEDLKAQAEEYHNILVSAVAEVNDTLTEKYLESGTLSKEDLVAGIREGTIGMKMFPVLCGSAFKNKGVQTLLDAVVAYLPSPLDIPPVKAFKLDQEVTEEPALIRKADDSEPFAALAFKIMADPYIGKLTYFRVYSGTLKKGSYVLNSTKGQKERIGRLLQMHANSREDIEEVATGEIAAAVGLKDTTTGDTLCLEENPAILEKMNFPAPVIAVAVEPKTKSDQEKMGVALNRLSEEDPTFRVHTDEETGQTIIQGMGELHLEILVDRMKREFKVEANVGKPQVAYRETIRKKVEQEGKYIKQTGGRGQYGHVWIRLEPLPPGGGYVFENKVVGGTVPREFIQPVNKGIEEALGSGVMAGYPVVDVKVELFDGSYHDVDSSELAFKIAGSMAFKDACRKAGPVLLEPIMKVEVTTPEDYMGDVVGDLNRRRGKVNAMNQRGNARVIEALVPLAEMFGYATELRSITQGRAASSMQFEHYEEVPPNISKEISEKAAAKK; encoded by the coding sequence ATGGCACGTAAAGTAAACCTCAAACAACTCCGCAATATTGGTATCATGGCGCACATCGATGCGGGCAAAACAACAACAACAGAGCGTATTCTCTATTACACCGGTAAGTCTCACAAGATCGGTGAAGTGCATGAAGGTGCAGCGACGATGGACTGGATGGAGCAAGAGCGCGAGCGCGGTATCACAATTACCTCAGCGGCGACCACCTGCTTCTGGAAAGACCTCGCAGGTGAACAAATTCAGATTAACATTATCGATACCCCGGGCCACGTTGACTTCACGGTCGAAGTTGAACGCAGTTTGCGCGTTCTTGACGGTGCGGTAACCTGCTACGACGGCGTTGCGGGCGTTGAGCCACAGACTGAAACCGTGTGGCGCCAGGCCGACCGCTACCACGTACCACGCCTTTGCTTCGTGAACAAAATCGACCGTATGGGTGCGGATTTCTTTCGTGCTGTCAGCATGATGAAAGACCGTCTGGGCGCGAATGCCGTGTGCATTCAGCTGCCAATCGGCGTAGAGTCGGGCTTTGTCGGCGTGATCGATCTCGTGCAGATGGACGCCGTAATCTGGTCGGGCGAAGAGCTCGGCGCTAAATTTGAGCGTAAACCCATACCTGAAGATCTGAAGGCGCAGGCAGAAGAGTACCACAATATTCTGGTGTCAGCGGTTGCCGAAGTCAACGATACTCTGACCGAAAAATACCTCGAATCGGGCACGCTCTCAAAAGAAGATCTGGTTGCCGGTATTCGCGAAGGCACGATCGGCATGAAAATGTTTCCTGTGCTCTGCGGTTCGGCATTCAAAAACAAGGGTGTGCAGACTCTGCTCGATGCAGTCGTCGCGTACCTGCCAAGCCCGCTCGACATACCTCCGGTGAAGGCATTCAAACTCGATCAAGAAGTAACCGAAGAGCCTGCGTTGATTCGCAAGGCAGACGACTCTGAGCCGTTTGCAGCGCTCGCGTTTAAGATCATGGCCGACCCGTATATCGGCAAGCTGACATACTTTCGTGTTTATTCAGGCACGCTCAAAAAAGGTTCATATGTACTCAACAGTACAAAAGGCCAGAAAGAGCGTATTGGCCGCCTGTTGCAGATGCACGCAAACTCGCGTGAAGATATCGAAGAAGTCGCAACAGGCGAAATTGCTGCTGCGGTAGGCCTCAAAGACACGACGACGGGTGATACTCTTTGCTTAGAAGAAAATCCGGCAATTCTCGAAAAGATGAATTTCCCGGCGCCCGTTATCGCGGTTGCCGTTGAGCCAAAAACCAAGAGCGATCAGGAAAAAATGGGCGTGGCGCTCAACCGTCTCTCTGAAGAAGACCCGACTTTCCGCGTGCACACAGACGAAGAAACGGGCCAGACAATTATTCAGGGTATGGGCGAGCTGCACCTTGAGATTCTCGTCGATCGCATGAAGCGTGAATTCAAAGTTGAAGCAAACGTCGGTAAACCACAGGTTGCCTACCGCGAAACAATCCGCAAGAAAGTCGAGCAAGAGGGCAAATATATCAAACAAACCGGCGGCCGCGGCCAGTATGGTCACGTCTGGATTCGTCTCGAACCGCTGCCACCCGGCGGCGGTTATGTATTCGAAAACAAAGTTGTCGGTGGCACGGTCCCGCGTGAATTCATTCAGCCGGTAAACAAAGGTATCGAAGAGGCACTAGGTTCGGGCGTAATGGCGGGGTACCCCGTTGTCGACGTTAAAGTTGAACTTTTTGACGGTTCATACCACGATGTCGACTCGTCAGAACTCGCGTTCAAGATCGCAGGTTCAATGGCGTTTAAAGATGCGTGCCGCAAAGCCGGCCCCGTGCTGCTCGAGCCGATCATGAAGGTCGAAGTCACGACTCCTGAAGATTACATGGGCGATGTTGTTGGTGACCTCAACCGCCGCCGCGGTAAGGTGAACGCGATGAACCAGCGTGGTAATGCACGTGTGATCGAAGCGCTGGTGCCACTCGCCGAAATGTTCGGTTACGCGACTGAACTGCGCAGTATCACTCAGGGCCGTGCGGCATCTTCGATGCAGTTCGAGCACTACGAAGAAGTGCCGCCCAATATCTCGAAAGAAATTTCAGAAAAAGCCGCCGCGAAGAAATAG
- a CDS encoding aminopeptidase gives MSSRRRRITILIFLIVPAVLIGVNWRWLPYLYQLAKHQSKVILYKEPIAERLLATNLPMAERRALESTLKIRAFIEKHYAITDSKSYRSYFALGRAELGFNITLAPAFSLKAESFNFFPFGKFDYLGFFDRDLAEAWAQRYREAGFDVHISEIGGYSTLGWFEDPLYSSQLDWGDYGLARLLGHEIAHERLYFKGDTTSSELLASFIERKIAADYLIAEGQPFPDEREQARAQAKAKEFYGLIDALKARLEDLYKTDLPAAKKLTEKRAVFRAFQDVLKKRQSEFAQVGAARELAQRPEINNATLIQFRRYAAVNAALQRTYDACLKKPEGKYVCWFSELDKLQSCTPEKRKAWLSAAQAAAAPCPD, from the coding sequence ATGAGCTCGAGGCGACGGCGTATAACGATATTGATCTTTCTGATCGTGCCCGCTGTGCTCATTGGGGTCAACTGGCGCTGGTTACCCTATTTGTACCAGCTCGCCAAACACCAGAGTAAAGTCATACTCTACAAAGAGCCTATCGCCGAAAGGCTGCTCGCTACCAACTTGCCAATGGCCGAACGCAGGGCCCTGGAATCGACGTTAAAAATACGGGCTTTCATCGAAAAGCATTACGCGATCACTGACTCAAAAAGCTATAGATCTTACTTCGCGCTCGGCCGCGCCGAGCTGGGGTTCAACATCACGCTCGCCCCCGCCTTTTCCCTCAAAGCCGAATCATTCAACTTTTTTCCCTTTGGCAAATTCGACTATCTGGGCTTTTTTGACAGAGATCTTGCCGAAGCGTGGGCGCAGAGGTACCGCGAAGCGGGTTTCGATGTGCACATCTCTGAGATAGGCGGCTATTCGACACTCGGCTGGTTTGAAGACCCGCTCTATTCAAGCCAGCTCGACTGGGGTGACTATGGTCTTGCCAGACTGCTCGGCCATGAAATCGCGCACGAACGCCTCTATTTCAAGGGCGACACGACGAGTTCAGAGCTTTTGGCTTCTTTCATTGAACGCAAGATAGCGGCCGATTATCTGATAGCCGAGGGTCAGCCCTTTCCCGATGAGCGCGAACAGGCGCGCGCACAGGCCAAAGCAAAAGAATTCTATGGCCTGATAGATGCTCTGAAAGCGCGGCTCGAAGATTTGTACAAAACCGACCTGCCCGCTGCGAAAAAACTCACCGAAAAGCGCGCGGTGTTTCGGGCCTTTCAAGACGTTTTAAAGAAGCGCCAGAGCGAATTTGCGCAGGTGGGTGCAGCGCGTGAGCTAGCGCAGCGCCCGGAAATCAACAATGCGACGCTCATTCAATTCAGGCGCTATGCGGCAGTCAATGCCGCTCTGCAACGGACCTACGACGCCTGCCTCAAAAAGCCTGAAGGCAAATATGTCTGCTGGTTCTCTGAGCTCGACAAATTGCAGAGCTGCACCCCTGAAAAAAGAAAGGCATGGCTGAGCGCTGCCCAGGCAGCTGCTGCACCATGCCCTGATTAA
- the lepA gene encoding translation elongation factor 4, with product MPDIPRSHIRNFSIIAHIDHGKSTLADRLLALGKLTDERTGKDQILDSMDIERERGITIKSNSASFYWKGENGETYLFNLIDTPGHVDFTYEVSRSLAACEGVLLLVDATQGVQAQTLANFYLALEADLYILPVINKIDLPSADVEKTRAQIEKSLGLSGTDAVPVSGKSGINVEALMQAIIDKIPAPREQDAAQGARALVFDAYFDTYRGVVEKIRVFDGEIKKGDQISFMRKGGVHPVNEIGISQLRLVPQDSLKAGEVGYVVTGIKNVAEVMLGDTITLAAKPASVPLFKYKEVKPMVFSGLFPVNGDDYPLLKESMDKLALNDPALIYEPESSEALGFGFRVGYLGLLHMEIVQERLEREFGLALLTTAPSVTYHIYFQHKPMMTLNNPAEFPDPGDIDRIEEPYVKVAIISPSEHMGAILQLLADKRGENVSMNYLDTTTVQIIYLVPLAEMIFEFYDRLKSVSRGYASLDYEFAEYRRSTLVKLDILVHGNKVDALSMIVHKSAAETRGRQVIEQLKEHISKHQFVIAIQAAVGGKVIARETISALRKNVTAKCYGGDISRKRKLLDKQKEGKKRMKMIGSVEIPQEAFLSVLKTGD from the coding sequence ATGCCCGATATTCCCCGTTCGCACATACGCAATTTTTCGATCATTGCCCATATCGACCACGGCAAGAGCACGCTCGCCGACAGGTTACTCGCGCTGGGTAAACTGACAGACGAGCGCACGGGTAAAGATCAGATTTTAGACAGTATGGATATCGAGCGCGAGCGCGGTATCACCATCAAGAGCAATTCTGCATCCTTCTACTGGAAAGGTGAAAACGGTGAGACATACCTTTTTAACCTGATAGATACCCCCGGCCACGTCGACTTCACATATGAAGTCTCGCGCTCGCTCGCTGCCTGCGAGGGAGTGTTGCTGCTCGTCGATGCGACGCAGGGGGTGCAGGCCCAGACTCTGGCCAACTTCTACCTCGCGCTCGAAGCCGATCTCTACATTTTGCCCGTCATCAACAAAATCGATCTGCCGTCTGCCGATGTCGAAAAGACGCGCGCGCAGATCGAGAAATCGCTGGGCCTCAGCGGAACCGACGCAGTGCCCGTATCGGGTAAGTCGGGCATTAATGTCGAAGCGTTGATGCAGGCGATTATCGACAAGATACCCGCCCCGCGCGAGCAAGACGCGGCTCAGGGGGCACGCGCGCTGGTCTTTGATGCGTATTTCGACACATACCGCGGGGTCGTTGAAAAAATCCGCGTCTTCGACGGTGAAATCAAGAAGGGCGACCAGATCAGCTTTATGCGCAAAGGCGGGGTTCACCCGGTAAACGAAATCGGCATTTCGCAGCTGCGCCTTGTGCCTCAAGATTCGCTCAAAGCGGGTGAGGTGGGTTATGTCGTTACCGGCATCAAAAACGTCGCTGAAGTGATGCTCGGCGATACGATCACGCTCGCGGCGAAGCCTGCGTCGGTACCGCTGTTTAAATATAAAGAAGTGAAGCCGATGGTTTTCTCTGGCCTTTTTCCGGTGAATGGCGATGACTATCCGCTGCTGAAAGAGTCGATGGATAAGCTTGCGCTGAACGACCCGGCTCTGATCTACGAACCCGAAAGCTCTGAAGCGCTCGGCTTTGGTTTTCGCGTCGGTTATCTCGGCCTCTTGCACATGGAAATTGTGCAAGAACGCCTCGAGCGCGAGTTTGGTCTTGCGCTGCTGACAACCGCGCCGTCGGTCACTTACCACATCTATTTTCAGCACAAGCCGATGATGACGCTCAATAATCCGGCGGAGTTTCCTGATCCCGGTGACATTGACCGTATCGAAGAGCCTTATGTCAAGGTTGCGATTATTTCACCGAGCGAACACATGGGCGCGATTCTGCAGCTGCTCGCCGACAAGCGGGGCGAGAATGTGTCGATGAACTATCTCGACACCACAACCGTACAGATTATATACCTCGTGCCGCTCGCAGAAATGATCTTTGAGTTTTACGACAGGCTTAAGAGCGTTTCGCGGGGTTATGCGAGCCTCGACTATGAGTTCGCCGAATACCGCAGAAGCACGCTGGTTAAGCTCGATATTCTCGTGCACGGCAACAAAGTCGACGCACTCTCGATGATCGTACACAAGTCGGCGGCCGAAACGCGCGGGCGGCAGGTGATCGAGCAGCTCAAAGAGCACATTTCAAAGCACCAGTTTGTGATTGCGATTCAGGCGGCTGTCGGCGGCAAGGTGATTGCGCGCGAAACCATCAGCGCGCTCAGAAAAAACGTCACCGCAAAGTGTTATGGTGGGGATATCAGCCGCAAGCGTAAGCTGCTCGACAAACAGAAAGAAGGCAAAAAACGCATGAAGATGATCGGTTCGGTTGAAATTCCGCAAGAAGCTTTTCTCTCTGTACTCAAAACCGGAGACTGA
- a CDS encoding polyphenol oxidase family protein has translation MLRLRHETSAGVIEARFYGAERAGFGVNSPETYNEILNSLEFVSALRYLEQVHGDQVHEVSADDARIKLVGEGDAMITRDPGTALVIRTADCIPILICCRQSGLIAAVHAGWRGLAAGIVAKTVTKLCADQGAARDCLQFFVGPCIAADSYEVGHEVASQFSAAASRQRPNGKYSLDLLYALKEQLRALSIGEPQIDLHVADTFTSTEWYSARRGDKLRNFAVIARHA, from the coding sequence TTGCTGCGGCTGCGGCATGAAACCTCTGCGGGTGTAATCGAAGCCCGCTTCTATGGTGCCGAGCGTGCAGGGTTCGGCGTCAATTCACCCGAGACGTATAACGAGATTCTGAATTCTCTCGAATTTGTTTCGGCGCTGCGCTACCTCGAACAGGTGCATGGCGACCAGGTGCATGAGGTCAGTGCGGATGACGCCCGCATTAAACTCGTGGGCGAGGGTGATGCGATGATCACGCGCGACCCCGGCACAGCGCTGGTGATTCGCACGGCGGATTGTATTCCGATATTGATCTGTTGCCGCCAGAGTGGCCTTATCGCTGCCGTGCATGCAGGTTGGCGCGGCCTTGCAGCCGGCATCGTCGCAAAAACTGTGACAAAACTCTGCGCCGATCAAGGGGCCGCAAGGGATTGCCTGCAGTTTTTCGTCGGGCCTTGTATAGCTGCAGATTCATATGAAGTGGGTCACGAGGTCGCCTCGCAGTTTTCTGCGGCCGCCAGCAGGCAGCGACCCAATGGAAAATATTCTTTAGACCTGCTCTATGCACTTAAAGAACAGCTTAGAGCTCTTTCGATCGGTGAGCCACAGATTGATTTGCATGTGGCCGATACATTCACCTCGACCGAATGGTATTCTGCCCGGCGGGGTGACAAACTGCGAAATTTTGCGGTAATCGCAAGGCATGCATAA